The Aggregatilinea lenta genome includes a region encoding these proteins:
- a CDS encoding carbohydrate ABC transporter permease, which produces MIVISARSRVELFDRPNFIIHSFFEENYTNIIYDSTFRGYMFNSVIVATCNALLVTILALLATYALSRWRLTGADNIFFWTITNRMAPPAVFLLPLFLMFTKWFKIGDWTLFDTRTGLILLYCVFNLPFSIWVLQGMIDGIPVELDEAAMVDGAGTGMILRRIIIPLAAPGLAITAILSWIFAWNEYLFAATLTSVHARTITTGLAEFVTVTGTNWGEMAAVATLTLIPSLAFISFVQRYIVMGLTFGAVKE; this is translated from the coding sequence ATGATCGTCATCTCGGCGCGCAGCCGCGTGGAACTATTCGACCGGCCCAACTTCATCATTCACTCCTTCTTTGAGGAGAACTACACCAACATCATTTACGACTCAACGTTCCGGGGCTATATGTTCAACTCGGTTATCGTCGCCACATGCAACGCGCTGCTGGTGACGATCCTGGCCCTGCTGGCGACCTACGCGCTGTCGCGCTGGCGGCTGACCGGTGCGGACAACATCTTCTTCTGGACCATCACCAACCGCATGGCCCCGCCCGCCGTCTTCCTGCTGCCGTTATTCCTGATGTTCACGAAGTGGTTCAAGATTGGGGACTGGACGCTGTTTGACACGCGCACGGGCCTTATCCTGCTCTACTGCGTGTTCAACTTACCTTTCTCCATCTGGGTGCTGCAAGGCATGATCGATGGCATCCCGGTGGAGCTGGACGAAGCCGCAATGGTGGACGGCGCGGGCACGGGCATGATCCTGCGGCGCATCATCATCCCGCTGGCTGCGCCAGGGCTGGCGATCACGGCGATTCTGAGCTGGATCTTCGCCTGGAACGAATATCTGTTTGCCGCCACACTGACGAGCGTTCACGCTCGAACCATTACCACCGGCCTGGCCGAGTTCGTGACGGTGACGGGCACGAACTGGGGCGAAATGGCCGCCGTGGCGACGCTGACGTTGATCCCATCACTCGCGTTTATCTCGTTCGTTCAGCGGTACATCGTGATGGGCTTGACGTTCGGGGCCGTAAAGGAGTAG
- a CDS encoding carbohydrate ABC transporter permease, translating into MRQNRTGWIFLSPSLIILFIVGMLPFFYIMYVGFFDWNVFSVSRGLHYSGLDNYRRLVFDKDFLKSLELTIKFAAYAILFQLLIGYFLANMLAIDFPGKSIFRIIHTIPLMIAPLAVGATWRLLTIPGLGPVPFYLDRWLGFDYRISANADQAFWTTVIMDVWHWTPFVTLTMLAGLVSLPQEPMEQALVDGANRLQVFWYVKLPLLRPVILSTVFIRLMDALRTVDEVWMLTGGGPGAATRYTGLHIWRIVFPKTDYGYGAATSLLTLYFTIVLSWLLYTAIGQQRRGGAS; encoded by the coding sequence ATGCGCCAAAATCGAACCGGGTGGATTTTTCTATCCCCTTCTCTGATTATTCTGTTTATTGTGGGCATGCTCCCCTTCTTCTACATCATGTATGTCGGATTCTTCGACTGGAACGTCTTCTCGGTGAGCCGGGGGCTGCACTACTCGGGACTGGACAATTACCGTCGTCTCGTCTTCGACAAAGACTTCCTGAAGTCGCTGGAGCTGACCATCAAGTTCGCGGCCTACGCCATCCTGTTCCAGCTCCTCATCGGGTACTTCCTGGCGAACATGCTCGCGATAGACTTCCCAGGCAAATCCATCTTCAGGATTATCCACACCATCCCCCTGATGATCGCGCCGCTGGCCGTTGGGGCCACATGGCGGCTGCTGACCATCCCCGGCCTCGGTCCGGTGCCCTTCTACCTGGATCGATGGCTCGGATTTGACTACCGGATCTCGGCCAATGCCGACCAGGCCTTCTGGACGACTGTGATCATGGACGTGTGGCATTGGACGCCCTTCGTCACGCTGACCATGCTCGCCGGGCTGGTGTCGCTGCCGCAGGAGCCAATGGAACAGGCGCTGGTAGACGGCGCCAACCGCCTCCAGGTGTTCTGGTACGTCAAGCTGCCGCTACTGCGTCCGGTCATCTTGAGCACGGTCTTCATCCGGCTGATGGACGCGCTGCGTACCGTTGACGAGGTGTGGATGCTTACCGGCGGAGGTCCGGGCGCGGCCACCCGATACACCGGGCTGCACATTTGGCGCATCGTCTTTCCTAAAACCGACTACGGCTATGGCGCCGCCACGTCACTCTTGACCCTCTATTTCACCATCGTCCTGTCGTGGCTGCTGTACACAGCCATCGGCCAGCAGCGGCGAGGAGGAGCCAGTTAG
- a CDS encoding extracellular solute-binding protein has protein sequence MVLAILSSFSLSVNAQGDEDWWATAAAPYEGVTIRGISESTPPSNYVADVLAPQFQELTGIEVEFEPTSWDQMYDKAIKDMEAATGIYDFVYIEQDIIYGYLAQDYLVDLTQTLEDNPDLVSPDFSIDDFTTFIDSFIKPENGHLYGVPMEAFVKPYLYRTDLFEDPDIMAAFEAEYGYALAPATNHQQYTDIAKFFTEYGEANDMDLWGSTVQAASGHPSSFYEVFESVMPTFGVYNWGINQDNWKATVENGGEMNSDTAKAALQWWLDLLQYAPPESTSSTWDEVAATFAAGRAAQGLVYGENAAWIASDTERSQVVGEVGVALPPLEEGVMEAAEAGDGYIGYYDGGAFGIPHSSKNKEAALLFLQYIGQPSVQADWAAAGSRIVHDATFSDPIVVDMDAQTNGYYTLMLDQGYLFAGAPPFPFHPQVREVVAPFIYQAIAGEITAAEALDQAAVAAEEELVRLGYGE, from the coding sequence ATGGTGTTGGCGATTCTCAGCAGCTTCTCACTCAGCGTCAACGCGCAGGGTGACGAAGACTGGTGGGCGACGGCAGCCGCCCCGTACGAAGGCGTGACGATCCGTGGTATTTCCGAAAGCACCCCGCCATCCAACTACGTGGCAGACGTGCTGGCTCCCCAGTTTCAGGAACTGACCGGGATCGAGGTCGAATTCGAGCCGACGTCGTGGGACCAGATGTACGACAAGGCCATCAAGGACATGGAAGCCGCGACAGGCATCTATGACTTTGTGTACATCGAGCAGGACATCATCTACGGCTATCTGGCGCAGGACTATCTGGTCGACCTGACCCAGACGCTCGAAGACAACCCGGATCTGGTTTCGCCGGACTTCAGCATCGATGACTTCACCACGTTCATCGACTCCTTCATCAAGCCGGAAAATGGCCACCTGTACGGCGTGCCGATGGAAGCCTTCGTGAAGCCGTATCTGTATCGCACCGACCTGTTCGAAGATCCGGACATCATGGCGGCCTTCGAGGCCGAATACGGCTATGCGCTGGCCCCGGCCACGAACCACCAGCAGTACACCGACATCGCCAAGTTCTTCACCGAATACGGCGAAGCCAACGACATGGACCTGTGGGGCAGCACCGTTCAGGCCGCCTCCGGCCATCCCTCGTCGTTCTACGAAGTCTTCGAGAGCGTGATGCCCACGTTTGGCGTCTACAACTGGGGCATCAACCAGGACAACTGGAAAGCCACGGTCGAGAACGGCGGCGAAATGAACAGCGACACCGCCAAGGCAGCCCTGCAGTGGTGGCTGGACCTGCTCCAGTACGCCCCGCCGGAATCCACCAGCAGCACCTGGGACGAGGTTGCGGCGACCTTTGCCGCTGGCCGCGCCGCTCAGGGCCTGGTCTACGGTGAGAACGCAGCCTGGATCGCCTCCGACACGGAGCGCTCGCAGGTGGTGGGCGAAGTCGGCGTTGCGCTGCCGCCCCTGGAAGAAGGCGTGATGGAAGCGGCTGAGGCCGGTGACGGCTACATCGGTTACTACGACGGTGGCGCCTTCGGTATCCCGCATTCCTCGAAGAACAAAGAAGCCGCCCTGCTGTTCCTGCAGTACATCGGCCAGCCGTCCGTTCAGGCTGACTGGGCTGCGGCAGGCTCGCGCATCGTGCACGACGCGACGTTCTCCGACCCGATCGTGGTCGACATGGACGCGCAGACCAACGGCTACTACACCCTGATGCTGGACCAGGGCTACCTGTTCGCAGGCGCCCCGCCGTTCCCGTTCCATCCTCAGGTGCGTGAAGTCGTCGCTCCGTTCATCTACCAGGCCATCGCCGGTGAGATCACCGCGGCAGAAGCGCTCGACCAGGCGGCTGTGGCCGCCGAAGAAGAGCTGGTTCGCCTCGGTTACGGCGAGTAA
- a CDS encoding hybrid sensor histidine kinase/response regulator encodes MFLSAPAVNETKLDDLLWEITRSLALLIVVGGTAICWMIVFEGMFNRPTFLATLALMAAETAVYKVGDRYQRLARYLFIWAITAWLCSVLLLNHESWWIFLGLPTVMASIILLSSGAVPSVTLFVVTVMVLALSGERDYSLFSFIGFSFFTGVLSWVTVQTLYVTLHWTMLSEQHASALLEETRKNRAEILVTLKSLERSNTALRRAEIELRNAYKEAENARQLKEQFAANISHELRTPLNLILGFSEVMHLTPEVYEAADWPSTLQGDIYQVYRSSCHLLEMIDDILDLSRFQMSSFKLNREPTPVATILNEGLDIAKDLFRGRQVEFRVDLADNLPIVRVDKTRIRQVILNLINNAYRFTEIGYVKLSAWADARQVYISVTDTGPGIAADKVPFIFEEFYQADSSLNRSHGGTGLGLTISKKFVESHGGEIGVKSEVGAGSVFTFTIPIIDDDASTLLQPPDEADAEPENEVKPVVLVVDPDPSVAALVQRHLRNCEIVPVESAAQVDKSISEHYPDLVIVNTMPQANDRVGSMLPLSVPCIECSLPSRSWVLAELNVAASFIKPVNSRDLIQAVHDIGPVHDVLIIDDDPGFAQLVERILQTAGQNYVIRSSHASERALQQMRLKAPDVLLLDLTMPDINGVRILEFMHDCPELADVPVILLSATNFAEDLLANHGSRIAIQHRARISTPQVLEYIRALSEVIHK; translated from the coding sequence ATGTTCCTCTCCGCCCCTGCCGTCAACGAAACCAAACTGGACGATTTACTGTGGGAGATCACCCGCAGCTTGGCGCTGCTGATCGTCGTCGGCGGCACCGCGATCTGCTGGATGATCGTCTTCGAGGGCATGTTCAACCGCCCCACGTTTCTGGCGACGCTGGCGCTGATGGCTGCCGAAACAGCAGTCTACAAAGTGGGCGACCGGTACCAGCGGCTGGCGCGCTACCTGTTCATCTGGGCGATTACGGCGTGGCTGTGCAGCGTGCTGCTGCTCAACCACGAGTCGTGGTGGATCTTCCTGGGGCTGCCGACCGTCATGGCCAGCATCATCCTGTTGTCCAGCGGCGCAGTGCCCAGCGTGACGTTGTTCGTCGTCACCGTCATGGTCCTGGCCCTCAGCGGCGAACGGGATTATTCGCTGTTCAGCTTCATCGGATTCTCATTCTTCACCGGTGTACTGTCGTGGGTGACGGTGCAGACGCTGTACGTCACGCTGCACTGGACCATGCTCAGCGAGCAGCATGCCAGCGCCCTGCTCGAAGAGACGCGCAAAAACCGCGCGGAAATCCTGGTGACGCTGAAGTCGCTGGAGCGATCCAACACCGCGCTGCGCCGGGCGGAGATCGAGCTGCGCAACGCGTATAAGGAGGCAGAAAACGCCCGGCAGCTCAAGGAACAGTTCGCCGCCAACATCAGCCACGAGCTGCGCACACCGCTGAACCTGATCCTGGGCTTCAGCGAGGTGATGCACCTGACGCCCGAAGTGTACGAAGCCGCCGACTGGCCGTCCACCCTGCAAGGCGACATCTATCAGGTGTACCGCAGCAGCTGCCACCTGCTCGAAATGATCGACGACATCCTCGACCTGTCGCGCTTCCAGATGTCCAGCTTCAAGCTCAACCGCGAGCCGACCCCGGTCGCGACCATCCTCAACGAGGGGCTGGACATCGCCAAAGACCTGTTCCGTGGACGGCAGGTCGAGTTCCGCGTGGATCTGGCCGATAACCTGCCCATCGTCAGGGTCGACAAGACGCGCATCCGGCAGGTGATCCTGAACCTGATCAACAACGCCTACCGCTTCACCGAGATCGGCTACGTCAAGCTGTCGGCCTGGGCAGATGCGCGGCAGGTGTATATCAGCGTTACCGACACCGGCCCCGGCATCGCCGCCGACAAGGTCCCGTTCATTTTCGAGGAGTTTTATCAGGCGGACAGCTCGCTCAACCGCAGCCACGGCGGGACCGGCCTGGGACTGACCATCTCGAAGAAGTTCGTCGAGTCGCACGGCGGCGAGATCGGCGTCAAAAGCGAGGTCGGCGCGGGATCGGTGTTCACCTTCACCATCCCGATCATCGACGACGACGCGTCGACCCTGCTCCAACCGCCCGACGAAGCAGACGCCGAGCCGGAAAATGAGGTCAAGCCCGTCGTGCTGGTGGTCGATCCTGACCCGTCGGTCGCGGCGCTGGTGCAGCGCCACCTGCGCAACTGCGAGATCGTGCCGGTCGAAAGCGCGGCCCAGGTGGACAAATCGATCAGCGAGCACTACCCCGATCTGGTGATCGTCAACACCATGCCGCAGGCGAACGACCGGGTCGGCAGCATGCTGCCGCTCTCGGTGCCCTGCATCGAGTGCTCGCTGCCCAGCCGCTCGTGGGTGCTGGCCGAGCTGAACGTCGCGGCGAGCTTCATCAAGCCGGTGAACTCGCGCGATCTGATCCAGGCCGTGCACGATATCGGTCCGGTGCACGACGTGCTGATCATCGACGACGATCCTGGCTTCGCGCAGCTAGTCGAGCGCATCCTGCAAACGGCGGGCCAGAACTACGTCATCCGGTCGTCTCACGCCAGCGAGCGCGCGCTTCAGCAGATGCGCCTCAAAGCACCGGACGTACTGCTGCTGGACCTTACCATGCCGGACATCAACGGCGTGCGCATCCTCGAATTTATGCACGACTGCCCCGAACTGGCCGACGTGCCCGTCATCCTGTTGAGCGCCACCAACTTTGCCGAAGACCTGCTGGCCAACCACGGCAGCCGGATCGCCATCCAGCACCGCGCCCGCATCTCGACGCCGCAGGTGCTGGAATACATTCGCGCGCTCAGCGAGGTCATCCACAAGTAA
- a CDS encoding response regulator produces MEASEDKSVQLQYSHDELLQLTKDALEHFYDLTHLQSHPFAQKVRRGEDASKETRGQLLQRDLARAIDMLDSNQPRTSGSSPSRRYNIMRLRYVDMLTIQHISHEISISERQIYRDLRHGEEDLATILWSWYVEDAAVETEDPDFEEPAFVEIEQLQTNFQTIDIRRLILSARSSIEQLLSKRNVEVILDMSPEAVLIATDSFIAKHIFINLLSVTVQRSEGKSVRVTVKSNEDKTVVNVSFFAPSSNGESLFNEITLALIRRLKWEITQDVCKGSRRTIQLSFGKNMPTVLVIDDFEGLSRLLKRYLAGYQCRIISATDGMSGLSLAREIQPNAVILDVMMPDMDGWEVLQRFQNHPDTQHIPVIICSVFNDPELAFALGASSFLSKPVKRNEIIKALHLESVL; encoded by the coding sequence ATGGAAGCAAGCGAAGACAAGTCGGTCCAGTTGCAATATTCGCATGACGAACTGCTACAACTGACGAAAGATGCGCTTGAGCACTTTTACGACCTGACCCATCTTCAAAGCCACCCCTTTGCGCAAAAGGTCCGGCGCGGTGAGGACGCCTCCAAGGAGACACGCGGCCAACTGCTCCAGCGCGACCTCGCGCGCGCCATCGACATGCTGGACTCGAACCAGCCCCGCACGTCCGGCTCCAGCCCGTCGCGGCGCTACAACATTATGCGACTGCGCTACGTGGACATGCTGACGATCCAGCATATCTCGCACGAGATCAGTATCTCCGAGCGCCAGATCTACCGCGACCTGCGCCACGGCGAAGAGGACCTGGCGACGATCCTGTGGTCCTGGTACGTGGAGGACGCCGCCGTCGAGACCGAAGACCCGGACTTCGAGGAACCCGCGTTCGTGGAGATCGAACAGCTGCAAACGAACTTCCAGACGATCGATATCCGGCGGCTCATCCTGTCCGCGCGGTCGTCCATCGAGCAACTGCTGTCCAAGCGCAACGTCGAGGTCATCCTCGACATGTCGCCGGAAGCGGTCCTCATCGCAACTGACTCGTTCATCGCCAAGCACATCTTCATCAACCTGCTGAGCGTCACCGTGCAGCGATCCGAGGGCAAAAGCGTGCGCGTCACGGTGAAGTCGAACGAAGACAAGACGGTGGTCAACGTGTCGTTCTTCGCGCCGTCCAGCAACGGCGAAAGCCTGTTCAACGAGATCACCCTGGCGCTCATCCGCCGCCTGAAGTGGGAGATCACGCAGGACGTGTGCAAAGGCTCGCGGCGCACAATCCAGCTCTCGTTCGGCAAGAACATGCCGACAGTGCTGGTGATCGACGACTTCGAGGGCCTCAGCCGCCTGCTCAAGCGCTATCTGGCTGGTTATCAATGCCGGATCATCTCCGCGACGGATGGCATGTCCGGCCTGAGCCTCGCGCGCGAGATCCAGCCCAACGCCGTCATCCTCGACGTCATGATGCCGGACATGGACGGCTGGGAAGTGCTCCAGCGCTTCCAGAATCACCCGGACACACAGCACATCCCGGTGATCATCTGCTCCGTGTTCAACGACCCGGAGTTGGCCTTCGCGCTGGGCGCGTCGTCGTTCCTCTCCAAGCCGGTCAAACGCAACGAAATCATCAAGGCACTGCATTTGGAGAGCGTACTGTAA
- a CDS encoding metalloregulator ArsR/SmtB family transcription factor, which produces MNANLNAGLLVMLKVLADESRLSMLRLLNEREHTVGELASRVDLGEPTVSHHLARLREVGLVSLRMAGNQRFYCLNEPGLARFKQMAENIEQMPSQPEPVESDESWIDALGQGWSDEDRQVLRVYTQNGQLARLPGKAKKRNVILRWVATRFEADRRYTETEVNEVIKAVHEADYVALRRDLIDMGYLRRERGGGRYWLAPVEEGFTA; this is translated from the coding sequence ATGAACGCGAATCTCAATGCGGGACTGTTGGTGATGTTGAAGGTGTTGGCCGACGAGAGCCGCCTGTCGATGCTGCGCTTGTTGAACGAGCGCGAGCACACCGTGGGCGAACTGGCGTCCCGCGTGGACCTGGGCGAGCCGACCGTGTCGCACCATCTGGCGCGGCTGCGCGAGGTTGGGCTGGTGTCGCTGCGCATGGCCGGGAACCAGCGCTTCTACTGCCTGAACGAGCCGGGCCTGGCGCGGTTCAAGCAGATGGCGGAAAACATCGAGCAGATGCCCTCCCAGCCGGAGCCGGTGGAATCGGACGAGAGCTGGATCGACGCGCTCGGCCAGGGCTGGAGCGACGAAGACCGGCAGGTGCTGCGCGTGTATACACAGAATGGTCAGTTGGCGCGGCTGCCGGGCAAGGCCAAGAAGCGCAACGTCATCCTGCGCTGGGTCGCGACCCGGTTCGAGGCGGACCGGCGCTATACCGAAACCGAAGTGAACGAGGTCATCAAGGCCGTGCACGAGGCCGATTACGTCGCGCTGCGACGCGACCTGATCGACATGGGCTACCTGCGGCGTGAGCGCGGCGGTGGCAGGTACTGGCTGGCGCCCGTCGAGGAAGGGTTCACCGCCTGA
- a CDS encoding SDR family oxidoreductase, whose protein sequence is MRFLVTGTNRGIGLELTRQLLARGEQVFAACRQPDAAADLQALKDEYGDRLVLVTLDVSDPASIAASYDAVRQHTDALDVLINNAGVSAGSEPLGTVTQEHLLANYRVNAAGPILVAQQFLDLIRAGATKKIVNLTTGISSIASRENGGMYSYTASKAALNMLNKNLSLDVARDGITAIVIDPGWVQTDMGGPNAWITPEESVRGILKVLDGLTLDQSGHFFHYTGSEVPW, encoded by the coding sequence ATGCGTTTCCTCGTTACGGGCACCAATCGTGGCATCGGCCTGGAACTCACCCGCCAACTGCTGGCGCGGGGCGAGCAGGTCTTCGCGGCCTGCCGCCAGCCGGACGCGGCGGCTGATCTGCAAGCGCTCAAGGACGAATACGGCGACCGGCTCGTTCTCGTCACGCTCGACGTCAGCGACCCGGCCAGCATCGCCGCCAGCTACGACGCCGTCCGCCAGCACACGGACGCGCTCGACGTGCTGATCAACAACGCGGGCGTTTCGGCGGGGTCGGAGCCACTGGGCACGGTCACGCAGGAGCACCTGCTGGCGAACTACCGCGTCAACGCGGCGGGGCCGATTCTCGTGGCGCAGCAGTTCCTGGATCTGATCCGCGCGGGCGCGACCAAAAAGATCGTCAACCTGACGACCGGCATCTCGTCGATCGCCTCGCGCGAGAACGGCGGCATGTACAGCTACACCGCCAGCAAGGCCGCGCTGAACATGCTCAACAAGAACCTGAGCCTGGACGTCGCGCGTGACGGCATCACCGCCATCGTGATCGATCCCGGCTGGGTCCAGACGGACATGGGCGGCCCGAACGCCTGGATCACGCCCGAGGAATCGGTGCGGGGCATCCTGAAGGTGCTGGACGGCCTCACGCTTGACCAGAGCGGCCACTTCTTCCATTACACCGGCTCGGAAGTGCCCTGGTAG
- a CDS encoding serine hydrolase encodes MSKVLILLTVLSLGVLPVWAQQEEPETALTVLWDQVHAQPDDFGVACMSLNNPSGMVAYNADTAFPLASVYKLLIFLEYAQRVDEGSLSLSEMVPLADVNRYDIPATNSGSHERFLAEYPPELESISLWAVAAKGMIQYSSNAAADYMLARLQPVDWASLYQSLGLTSTGSPMPFGVIAMLMSNHVTGRTSVDAVPTLSLGQAEAYLNSYMTDEAWRAAEVDYRASRDSQSPSDWNAQALILQQYTVTGTVQDWLSVMLAIYGDESPLSDTVLRLARAALRWDNNEYVDSMYEEYGSKLGFYSGGAMTLVAYGMPYVERPVISVTFFRNLPRSVYREMRQDDSIGELAHWMNLNACAGLLDMINESY; translated from the coding sequence ATGTCGAAGGTGTTGATTCTTTTAACGGTACTCAGTCTGGGCGTTTTACCGGTATGGGCGCAGCAGGAAGAACCGGAGACGGCGCTGACTGTGCTGTGGGATCAGGTCCACGCACAGCCCGACGACTTTGGCGTGGCCTGCATGTCGCTCAACAATCCGTCGGGCATGGTGGCTTACAACGCGGACACGGCGTTCCCGCTGGCGTCCGTGTACAAGCTGCTGATCTTCCTCGAATACGCCCAGCGTGTGGATGAAGGCTCGCTTTCGCTGAGCGAGATGGTCCCGCTGGCGGACGTCAACCGCTACGACATCCCCGCGACCAACAGCGGCTCGCACGAGCGCTTTCTGGCGGAGTATCCGCCGGAGCTGGAGTCGATCAGCCTGTGGGCCGTGGCGGCCAAAGGCATGATCCAGTACAGCTCGAACGCCGCTGCCGACTATATGCTGGCGCGTCTCCAGCCCGTCGATTGGGCCAGCCTGTACCAGTCCCTCGGTCTGACCAGCACCGGCTCCCCGATGCCGTTCGGCGTGATCGCGATGTTGATGAGCAATCACGTCACGGGCCGCACGAGCGTCGACGCCGTGCCGACGCTGTCCCTGGGGCAGGCCGAAGCGTACCTGAACAGCTATATGACCGACGAGGCATGGCGCGCGGCGGAGGTCGATTACCGCGCCAGCCGCGACAGCCAATCCCCTTCGGACTGGAACGCACAGGCGCTCATCCTCCAGCAATATACGGTTACCGGGACGGTGCAGGACTGGCTCAGCGTCATGCTGGCGATCTACGGCGACGAAAGCCCGCTGTCCGATACGGTCCTGCGGCTGGCGCGCGCCGCGCTGCGCTGGGACAACAACGAGTACGTGGACAGCATGTACGAGGAGTACGGCTCGAAGCTCGGCTTTTACTCCGGTGGCGCAATGACGCTGGTGGCCTACGGCATGCCCTACGTCGAGCGGCCCGTGATCTCGGTGACGTTCTTCCGCAACCTTCCGCGCAGCGTCTACCGCGAGATGCGCCAGGACGACAGCATCGGCGAGCTGGCGCACTGGATGAACCTCAACGCCTGCGCGGGCCTGCTGGACATGATCAACGAGAGCTATTGA
- a CDS encoding SDR family oxidoreductase: MKVLFIGGTGNISVSVSKLALARGIELTLLNRGQHQPIEGAESVTADINQPDQVRKALGDRRFDVVVNWIAYVEPEIERDLDLFRDRCGQYIFISSASVYQKPLTYPIITESTPLANPYWQYSRDKIACEERLVRAYREEGCPITIVRPSHTYDTRIPVAVGNWASYLIPQRMLEGKPVVVHGDGTSLWTLTHSEDFAKGFVGLLGHPQAIGHAVHITSDYVLTWGQIYEQIGAALGVEPNVVHIPSDMIARIDPATGAGLLGDKMWCALFDNSKIKGLVPNYVATIPFHQGIRRTLDWFQADERRMQVGAEDHAQLDRIIAAANAG; encoded by the coding sequence ATGAAAGTATTGTTTATCGGCGGCACGGGCAACATCAGCGTGTCGGTCAGCAAGCTGGCCCTTGCGCGCGGGATCGAGCTGACGCTGCTCAATCGCGGGCAGCACCAACCGATCGAGGGCGCGGAATCGGTCACGGCGGACATCAACCAGCCCGATCAGGTACGTAAGGCCCTGGGCGACCGCCGCTTCGACGTGGTGGTCAACTGGATCGCGTACGTCGAGCCGGAGATCGAACGCGACCTGGACCTGTTTCGCGACCGGTGCGGGCAGTACATCTTCATCAGCTCCGCCTCGGTCTACCAGAAGCCGCTGACCTATCCCATCATCACTGAATCCACGCCGCTGGCGAACCCCTACTGGCAGTACTCGCGCGACAAGATCGCCTGTGAGGAGCGCCTGGTGCGGGCCTACCGCGAAGAAGGCTGCCCGATCACGATCGTGCGCCCGTCGCACACGTACGACACGCGTATCCCGGTCGCGGTGGGCAACTGGGCCAGCTACCTGATCCCGCAACGCATGCTGGAGGGCAAGCCGGTCGTGGTGCACGGCGATGGCACGTCGCTGTGGACGCTGACGCATTCCGAGGACTTCGCGAAGGGCTTCGTCGGGCTGCTGGGCCATCCGCAGGCCATCGGGCATGCCGTACACATCACATCGGACTACGTGCTGACCTGGGGCCAGATCTACGAGCAGATCGGCGCGGCGCTGGGCGTGGAACCGAACGTGGTGCACATCCCGTCCGACATGATCGCGCGCATCGATCCCGCGACCGGGGCCGGGCTGCTAGGCGACAAGATGTGGTGCGCGTTGTTCGACAACAGCAAGATCAAGGGCCTCGTGCCGAACTACGTGGCAACGATCCCCTTCCATCAGGGCATCCGGCGCACCCTCGACTGGTTCCAGGCCGACGAGCGCCGCATGCAGGTCGGCGCGGAAGACCACGCGCAGCTCGATCGCATCATCGCGGCGGCCAACGCGGGCTGA
- a CDS encoding response regulator, translated as MSNSRLVVMVEDSATQAKAIAMYLNQLGLEVVICGDGPEGIAAINQYQPVAAILDVNLPTMNGFQIARHIKRNPATCDIPVIMLTKSDENKDMMRGYSNGADHYIGKGPDTAKELWKTLCALGIVDWM; from the coding sequence ATGTCTAATTCCCGACTTGTGGTGATGGTGGAAGACAGCGCCACCCAGGCGAAAGCCATCGCTATGTACTTGAATCAACTGGGGCTAGAAGTGGTGATTTGTGGCGATGGGCCGGAAGGCATCGCCGCGATCAACCAGTACCAGCCCGTCGCCGCTATTCTGGACGTCAACCTGCCAACCATGAACGGTTTCCAGATCGCGCGTCACATCAAGCGCAACCCGGCTACCTGTGATATCCCGGTGATCATGTTGACCAAGAGCGATGAAAACAAAGATATGATGCGGGGCTATAGCAACGGTGCCGATCACTACATCGGCAAGGGGCCGGACACGGCCAAAGAACTGTGGAAAACGTTATGTGCGCTGGGCATCGTTGACTGGATGTAA